A stretch of Gopherus evgoodei ecotype Sinaloan lineage chromosome 12, rGopEvg1_v1.p, whole genome shotgun sequence DNA encodes these proteins:
- the PDCD5 gene encoding programmed cell death protein 5 — MADEELEALRKQRLAELQAKHGDPSSDPAQQEAKQRESEMRNSILAQVLDQAARARLSNLALVKPEKAKAVENYLIQMARFGQLGGKVSEQGLIEILEKVSQQTEKKTTVKFNRRKVLDSDEEDDDD, encoded by the exons ATGGCGGACGAGGAGCTGGAGGCGCTCCGCAAGCAGCGGCTGGCTGAGCTGCAGGCTAAGCATGGG GACCCTTCTAGTGATCCAGCACAACAAGAAGCCAAACAGAG GGAGTCAGAGATGAGAAATAGCATTTTAGCTCAAGTTCTGGATCAAGCAGCTCGTGCCAGAT TAAGCAATTTAGCACTTGTGAAGCCAGAAAAGGCAAAAGCTGTAGAGAATTACCTTATACAGATGGCAAGATTTGGACAGTTAGGTGGGAAG GTATCAGAACAAGGATTGATAGAAATACTTGAAAAAGTGAGCcagcaaacagaaaagaaaacaacagTGAAG TTCAACAGAAGAAAAGTACTGGATTCTGATGAAGAGGATGATGATGATTAA